A portion of the Syngnathoides biaculeatus isolate LvHL_M chromosome 7, ASM1980259v1, whole genome shotgun sequence genome contains these proteins:
- the tmco1 gene encoding calcium load-activated calcium channel, which produces MSTMFADTVLIVFISVCTALLAEGITWVLVYRTDKYKRLKAEVEKQSKKLEKKKETITESAGRQQKKKIERQEEKLKNNNRDLSMVRMKSMFAIGFCFTALMGMFNSIFDGRVVAKLPFVPLSYVQGLSHRNLLGEDYTDCSFIFLYILCTMSIRQNIQKMLGLAPSRAATKQAGGFLGPPPQAAKFS; this is translated from the exons ATGAGCACGATGTTCGCCGACACCGTCCTCATCGTCTTCATCTCCGTGTGCACGGCGCTGCTAGCCGAAG GAATCACCTGGGTCTTGGTGTACCGCACGGACAAGTACAAGCGGCTCAAGGCGGAGGTGGAGAAGCAAAGCAAGAAAC tggagaagaaaaaggaaaccaTCACGGAATCGGCGGgtcgtcagcagaagaagaagatcg AACGGCAAGAGGAGAAGCTCAAGAACAACAACCGAGATTTGTCCATG GTGCGCATGAAGTCCATGTTTGCCATCGGCTTCTGCTTCACGGCTTTGATGGGCATGTTCAACTCCAT tttcGACGGGCGTGTGGTGGCCAAGTTGCCCTTCGTGCCGCTGTCGTACGTTCAGGGCCTGTCGCACCGCAACCTGCTGGGCGAGGACTACACCGACtgctccttcatcttcctctaCATCCTCTGCACCATGTCCATCCGACAG AACATCCAGAAGATGTTGGGCCTGGCCCCCTCCAGAGCGGCCACCAAGCAAGCGGGGGGCTTCCTGGGCCCCCCTCCCCAAGCCGCCAAGTTCTCCTAG
- the glulb gene encoding glutamine synthetase, with amino-acid sequence MSTARSAELNKIVRQQYVELPQGDKVQVTYIWIDGTGEGLRCKTRTLDSEPKSIRDIPEWNFDGSSTYQSEGSNSDMFLVPAAVFRDPFRKDPNKLVLCEVLKYNKQPAETNLRDRCRRIVSLVENEHPWFGMEQEYTLLGTDRHPFGWPCNGFPGPQGPYYCGVGADKAYGRDVVEAHYRACLYAGVQICGTNAEVMPAQWEFQVGPCEGIAMGDHLWVARFILHRVCEDFGLVASFDPKPIPGNWNGAGCHTNFSTQDMRQEGGLKVIEAAIERLARRHHFHIRAYDPKGGLDNARRLTGHHETSNIDQFSAGVANRGASIRIPRAVGEDKRGYFEDRRPSANCDPYIVTEALIRTCLLKEEGEEPADHSQ; translated from the exons ATGTCGACCGCGAGGAGCGCCGAGCTCAACAAGATCGTCAGGCAGCAGTACGTGGAGCTCCCCCAGGGAGACAAGGTCCAGGTCACCTACATCTGGATCGACGGCACCGGAGAGGGTCTGCGCTGCAAGACCAGGACCTTGGACTCGGAACCCAAAAGCATCCGAG ATATTCCCGAGTGGAACTTTGACGGGTCCAGCACGTACCAGTCCGAAGGATCCAACAGCGACATGTTCCTGGTCCCTGCTGCCGTGTTCCGGGACCCCTTCAGGAAGGACCCCAACAAGCTGGTCCTGTGCGAGGTGCTCAAGTACAACAAGCAACCCGCAG AGACCAACCTTCGAGACCGGTGTCGTCGCATCGTGAGCTTGGTGGAGAATGAGCATCCCTGGTTTGGGATGGAGCAGGAGTATACGCTGCTGGGTACTGACAGACACCCTTTCGGATGGCCCTGCAATGGCTTCCCGGGACCCCAAG GTCCTTACTACTGCGGCGTGGGCGCCGACAAGGCGTACGGACGAGACGTGGTGGAGGCTCACTACCGAGCCTGCTTGTATGCCGGTGTGCAGATCTGTGGCACCAATGCAGAGGTCATGCCGGCGCAG TGGGAGTTCCAGGTGGGGCCATGCGAGGGCATCGCCATGGGTGACCATCTGTGGGTGGCTCGTTTCATCCTGCATCGAGTGTGCGAAGACTTTGGCTTGGTTGCATCCTTTGACCCGAAGCCCATCCCAGGAAACTGGAACGGCGCAGGGTGCCACACCAACTTCAGCACGCAGGACATGAGGCAGGAGGGAGGACTCAA GGTGATAGAGGCAGCCATCGAGCGTCTGGCCAGACGTCACCACTTCCACATCCGCGCCTACGACCCTAAAGGTGGACTGGACAACGCCCGGCGTTTGACAGGTCACCACGAGACCTCCAACATTGACCAGTTCTCTGCCGGCGTGGCCAACCGAGGCGCCAGCATCCGAATCCCGCGAGCGGTGGGCGAGGACAAACGGGGCTACTTCGAGGACCGCCGTCCTTCCGCCAACTGTGATCCGTACATCGTCACGGAAGCCCTGATACGAACTTGCCTGTtgaaggaggagggggaggagcctGCAGATCACAGCCAGTGA
- the dr1 gene encoding protein Dr1, translating to MASSSGADDDLTIPRAAINKMIKETLPNVRVANDARELVVNCCTEFIHLISSEANEICNKSDKKTISPEHVINALESLGFASYIAEVKDVLQECKTVALKRRKASSRLENLGIPEEELLRQQQELFAKARQQQAELAQQEWLQMQQAAQAAQMAAAGAARQAGSSQDEDDDDDA from the exons ATGGCTTCGTCGTCCGGCGCCGACGACGACCTGACGATCCCTCGCGCCGCCATCAACAAGATGATCAAGGAGACGCTGCCCAACGTGCGCGTGGCCAACGACGCGCGCGAGCTGGTCGTCAACTGCTGCACGGAGTTCATCCACCTCATCTCGTCCGAGGCCAACGAGATCTGCAACAAGTCGGACAAGAAGACCATCTCGCCCGAGCACGTCATCAACG CGCTGGAGAGTTTGGGCTTCGCCTCGTACATCGCCGAAGTGAAGGATGTGCTGCAGGAGTGcaagacggtggcgctgaagaggaggaaggccAGCTCGCGCCTGGAGAACCTGGGAATTCCCGAGGAGGAGCTGCTGCGCCAGCAGCAGGAGCTTTTCGCCAAG GCGCGGCAGCAGCAGGCCGAGCTGGCGCAGCAGGAGTGGCTGCAGATGCAGCAGGCGGCGCAGGCGGCCCAGATGGCGGCGGCCGGCGCCGCCCGGCAGGCCGGCTCCTCCcaggacgaggacgacgacgacgacgcgtgA
- the zgc:109982 gene encoding retinol dehydrogenase 8 isoform X1 — protein MTQKAVLITGCSSGIGLALAARIANDEKKRFMVYATMRNVSKGQALVEAAGRALGRTLEIKQLDVCDEISIKTCVESLPQRRVDVLISNAGMGLIGPIECQSVDEMKTVMDTNFFGLVRLLKEILPDMKRRKKGHIVVISSVMGIQGILFNDVYAASKFAVEGFCESLAVQALRFNLNISLIEPGPVITEFERKVYDEGLKTDLSNADAVTADMFTNIYLKNYKQIFETLGQTAEDVAEHTLKIMTSDNPPFRHQTNTLYTPMTTLKYADPNGDLPIDTFYKMVFEHDKIFNASLNFLKLLRWRSRRSFTLDKSS, from the exons ATGACTCAAAAGGCGGTCCTGATCACGGGATGTTCCTCCGGCATCGGGCTGGCGCTCGCCGCGCGTATCGCCAATGACGAGAAGAAGAGGTttatgg TGTACGCCACCATGAGGAACGTGAGCAAAGGTCAAGCCCTGGTGGAGGCGGCGGGTCGCGCTCTGGGTCGGACGCTGGAGATCAAGCAGCTGGACGTGTGCGACGAGATCTCCATCAAAACGTGCGTGGAGAGCCTGCCGCAGCGCAGGGTGGACGTCCTCA TCAGCAACGCCGGCATGGGCCTGATCGGGCCCATCGAGTGTCAGTCCGTGGACGAGATGAAGACGGTCATGGACACCAACTTCTTTGGCCTGGTGAGGCTGCTCAAGGAGATCCTTCCTGACATGAAGCGCCGCAAGAAAGGTCACATCGTGGTCATCAGCAGCGTCATGGGCATCCAAG GGATCCTCTTCAACGATGTCTACGCCGCATCCAAGTTCGCCGTGGAGGGATTCTGCGAGAGTTTGGCGGTGCAAGCGCTGAGGTTCAATCTCAA CATCAGCCTGATCGAACCGGGTCCGGTCATCACAGAGTTTGAGCGTAAGGTGTACGACGAAGGCCTGAAAACTGATTTGAGCAACGCTGATGCCGTGACGGCGGACATGTTCACCAACATCTACCTGAAGAACTACAAGCAGATCTTCGAGACGCTGGGTCAGACGGCCGAGGACGTGGCTGAG CACACGCTGAAGATCATGACGTCGGACAACCCTCCGTTCCGCCACCAGACCAACACGCTGTACACCCCCATGACCACGCTCAAGTACGCCGACCCCAACGGTGACCTGCCCATCGATACCTTCTACAAGATGGTCTTTGAGCACGACAAGATCTTCAACGCCAGCCTCAACTTCCTCAAGCTGCTGCGTTGGCGGAGCAGACGCAGCTTCACGCTGGACAAAAGCAGCTGA
- the zgc:109982 gene encoding retinol dehydrogenase 8 isoform X2 codes for MLATTEANFTIALAAPECSCKTGQILSQLLYATMRNVSKGQALVEAAGRALGRTLEIKQLDVCDEISIKTCVESLPQRRVDVLISNAGMGLIGPIECQSVDEMKTVMDTNFFGLVRLLKEILPDMKRRKKGHIVVISSVMGIQGILFNDVYAASKFAVEGFCESLAVQALRFNLNISLIEPGPVITEFERKVYDEGLKTDLSNADAVTADMFTNIYLKNYKQIFETLGQTAEDVAEHTLKIMTSDNPPFRHQTNTLYTPMTTLKYADPNGDLPIDTFYKMVFEHDKIFNASLNFLKLLRWRSRRSFTLDKSS; via the exons ATGTTAGCGACCACGGAAGCTAATTTTACGATAGCATTGGCGGCACCTGAGTGCTCTTGCAAAACCGGCCAAATACTTTCCCAACTGT TGTACGCCACCATGAGGAACGTGAGCAAAGGTCAAGCCCTGGTGGAGGCGGCGGGTCGCGCTCTGGGTCGGACGCTGGAGATCAAGCAGCTGGACGTGTGCGACGAGATCTCCATCAAAACGTGCGTGGAGAGCCTGCCGCAGCGCAGGGTGGACGTCCTCA TCAGCAACGCCGGCATGGGCCTGATCGGGCCCATCGAGTGTCAGTCCGTGGACGAGATGAAGACGGTCATGGACACCAACTTCTTTGGCCTGGTGAGGCTGCTCAAGGAGATCCTTCCTGACATGAAGCGCCGCAAGAAAGGTCACATCGTGGTCATCAGCAGCGTCATGGGCATCCAAG GGATCCTCTTCAACGATGTCTACGCCGCATCCAAGTTCGCCGTGGAGGGATTCTGCGAGAGTTTGGCGGTGCAAGCGCTGAGGTTCAATCTCAA CATCAGCCTGATCGAACCGGGTCCGGTCATCACAGAGTTTGAGCGTAAGGTGTACGACGAAGGCCTGAAAACTGATTTGAGCAACGCTGATGCCGTGACGGCGGACATGTTCACCAACATCTACCTGAAGAACTACAAGCAGATCTTCGAGACGCTGGGTCAGACGGCCGAGGACGTGGCTGAG CACACGCTGAAGATCATGACGTCGGACAACCCTCCGTTCCGCCACCAGACCAACACGCTGTACACCCCCATGACCACGCTCAAGTACGCCGACCCCAACGGTGACCTGCCCATCGATACCTTCTACAAGATGGTCTTTGAGCACGACAAGATCTTCAACGCCAGCCTCAACTTCCTCAAGCTGCTGCGTTGGCGGAGCAGACGCAGCTTCACGCTGGACAAAAGCAGCTGA
- the LOC133503254 gene encoding gelsolin-like — protein MPTHKAFESAGKQPGLQIWRVEKMELAEVPKELHGSFYMGDSYVILHTSSSPSYNVHTWIGGQTSQDEKGAAAILMTQLDDYLAGAPTQSTEFQGQESLTFLGYFKHGLKYQKGGVASGFRAVVPNQADVRRLLHVKGRRHVRATEVSLTWDSFNRGDCFIIDLGKDIYHWAGGDSNRYERLKATQLAIDIRDNERRGRAELHLVDEGDEPEEVIEVLGAKPDLPPGSSDACTVQKCRNPGSLYKVSDASGKMALTLVAQKNPFKQDMLSCKECYILDNGQDNKIFFWKGRESNPKERKAALSLSNQFIEDKNYSDKCQVQVLPQGAESTLFKEFFENWLDKDESTGPGKSYTVGSIAVVKQIPFDAASLHDNKVMAAHHGMADDGSGKVQVFRVEGGDRVPVDAASHGQFYGGDCYLLLYSYHSGDKEKHIIYIWQGNKCSKDELGASAILAVALDDSMGGVAVQVRVSQGQEPPHLLSLFGGKPLVVYLGGTSRKGGNTQPAATRLFHIRQSCTGATRAVEVPADASCLNSNDVFVLKWPKGTFVWKGRGATPEETAAAKHVTGVLGGGAPAEVAETKEPESFWKALGGRKDYQTSVVLRTAKMWQPRLFGCSNASGRLTVEEVPGELDQLDLETDDVMILDTCQQLFVWIGKDANEPEKSGAGRIAQEYLESDPSGRHGVPVTTIKQGEEPPSFTGWFHAWDAALWDKDLLARIGAR, from the exons ATGCCAACCCACAAAGCGTTCGAAAGTGCAGGGAAGCAACCGGGGCTCCAGATTTGGCGTGTGGAGAAGATGGAGCTGGCAGAGGTGCCCAAAGAACTGCACGGAAGCTTCTACATGGGGGACTCGTACGTCATCCTCCACACCAGCTCCTCGCCGTCTTACAACGTGCACACCTGGATCG GCGGGCAGACGTCGCAGGATGAGAAAGGCGCGGCGGCCATTTTGATGACGCAGCTGGACGACTACCTGGCAGGCGCCCCCACGCAGTCCACCGAGTTCCAGGGCCAAGAGTCGCTCACCTTCCTGGGATACTTCAAACACGGGCTCAAGTACCAG AAAGGGGGCGTGGCTTCCGGCTTCCGCGCGGTGGTGCCCAACCAAGCCGACGTCCGGCGCCTGCTGCACGTGAAAGGTCGCAGGCATGTGCGCGCCACCGAGGTGTCGCTGACCTGGGACAGCTTCAACAGAGGGGACTGCTTCATCATAGACTTGGGCAAG GACATCTACCACTGGGCGGGCGGCGACAGCAACCGCTACGAGCGGCTGAAGGCCACGCAGCTGGCCATCGACATCCGGGACAACGAGCGGCGAGGGCGCGCCGAGCTGCACCTGGTGGACGAGGGCGACGAGCCCGAGGAGGTCATCGAG GTTCTGGGAGCCAAGCCCGATCTGCCTCCGGGATCCAGTGACGCGTGTACGGTTCAAAAGTGCAGAAATCCGGGCTCACTCTACAAG GTGTCGGACGCGTCGGGCAAGATGGCGCTGACCCTGGTGGCCCAGAAGAACCCCTTCAAACAGGACATGCTCTCCTGCAAGGAATGCTACATCTTGGACAACGGCCAAGACAACAAGATTTTCTTCTGGAAAG GTCGCGAGTCCAACCCGAAAGAGCGCAAAGCCGCGCTGAGCCTCTCCAACCAGTTCATCGAGGACAAGAACTACTCGGACAAGTGTCAG GTCCAGGTCCTGCCGCAAGGGGCCGAGAGCACCCTGTTCAAAGAATTCTTCGAGAACTGGCTGGACAAGGACGAGAGCACGGGTCCGGGCAAATCCTACACGGTGGGCAGCATCGCCGTCGTCAAGCAGATTCCCTTTGACGCCGCCAGTCTCCATGACAACAAGGTCATGGCTGCCCACCACGGGATGGCGGACGACGGATCGGGGAAAGTGCAG GTGTTTCGCGTGGAGGGCGGCGATCGCGTCCCAGTGGACGCGGCGTCGCACGGGCAGTTCTACGGCGGCGACTGCTACCTGCTGCTGTACTCGTACCACAGCGGCGACAAGGAGAAGCACATCATTTACATCTG GCAAGGCAACAAGTGCAGCAAAGACGAGCTGGGAGCCTCCGCCATTTTGGCCGTGGCCCTGGACGACTCCATGGGAGGCGTGGCCGTTCAA GTGCGCGTGAGCCAGGGCCAAGAACCCCCCCACCTGTTGAGCCTGTTCGGCGGCAAGCCCCTGGTGGTCTACCTGGGCGGCACATCCCGCAAGGGCGGCAACACCCAGCCGGCCGCGACCCGTCTCTTCCACATCCGCCAGAGCTGCACCGGGGCCACCCGTGCCGTCGAG GTGCCGGCAGACGCGTCCTGTCTCAACTCCAACGACGTCTTCGTGCTCAAGTGGCCCAAGGGGACGTTCGTGTGGAAGGGGCGCGGGGCCACGCCCGAGGAGACGGCGGCCGCTAAACACGTGACGGGCGTCCTGGGCGGCGGCGCCCCCGCGGAGGTGGCCGAGACCAAGGAGCCCG AGAGCTTCTGGAAAGCGCTGGGCGGCCGCAAGGACTACCAGACCTCcgtggttctgaggaccgccaAAATGTGGCAGCCCAGACTCTTCGGGTGCTCTAACGCCAGCGGACGCCTCACT GTGGAGGAGGTCCCCGGAGAATTGGATCAGCTGGACCTGGAGACCGACGACGTGATGATTCTGGACACGTGCCAGCAG CTCTTCGTTTGGATCGGGAAGGACGCCAACGAGCCGGAGAAAAGCGGAGCCGGACGCATCG CCCAGGAATACTTGGAGTCGGACCCGTCCGGCCGCCACGGCGTCCCCGTCACCACCATCAAACAGGGGGAGGAGCCGCCTTCGTTCACCGGATGGTTCCACGCCTGGGATGCCGCCTTGTGGGATAAAGACCTGCTGGCCCGAATCGGCGCCCGTTAG